From the genome of Aquila chrysaetos chrysaetos chromosome 8, bAquChr1.4, whole genome shotgun sequence:
GCGTGAAACGAAGGAAAGCAAAGCGTGCAAAAAGGGAAACGCGTGCCCAAACCACCTCAAGATGATTCCGCTGTCTTTTCTTGTGcaattgtttcttttgaaaattagaaCATTTTATTCACTGTGCTGTGCAAAACACTTCCCACTTCTCATAATGCCAGGAAACAGATGACACAAGAACTTTGGAAGGAATTTGGACTTGTAAAAATAAGCTATTCAGTCTTCTCCAGTGTGAGGTGTTTGATattatgaaatactgaaaagcaagaaaaagcttATAGTTGAGGTagtctctttttatttattactccCTCTTTTTGAAATAGAGAAGTAACTGGAAAGGCTAATGGGAATAAAGCTGGAGGTAATAAATCCCTAAATCTTACTAGTGAAAGAGGCTTAATAGAAAAGTTAACACTACATTAGGGGGATTATTTGTGAGTTCACAGAAAGTACATACTGCAAAATCATAGAATGCCACCTGCAGCCAGCTGGAATTAAATCTAACTTCTTGTCATTTTGCcatgttgtttttcttggttttcatcTTAAAGGCTGCCATCCTTCCTTGCAGTCTCAGCCTTCCAGCCAAGTCTTAAGAGTCACTGGAttgttctttctctgctggagctgcagtaTCACAAAGTGGGTGAGGATTCATtacaggggtgggggggaggccATTTCTGTAGTACCAGAAAACTAAGAGTGCACAAAGCCTGCTGTaccctgattaaaaaaaaaaaaaaaaaaaagttactgtgcGGCGCTCCTAGCTCTTGCCAAGATTGGGGACATACAGGCGAGAGGGGTAAGGGAAGGTGACCCAAATCAAGCTACTGAAGCAGCGCGAAGGCTGTATTTTTCGTAAAATACTGTCTGGTAGAGAGTTTTTGTGAGACCGCCCCTTTTCGACGGGAAGATAAGGCCGAGAGCACCCAGCTCTCAGCCGCTGCTGCCAGCGGTAGCCCCCCCCGGCGCCGCCCCTGGCGCCGCACACGCTCTCCCCGCCCCCGGAGCCAGGCTCCGACCGCCTCCCGCCGCTGCGGCCTTCCGCTTCCGCCTCTCCGTGGCGGAAGGGCCCTTGGGCGGCGGGAGCGTTtccgggccggcggcggcagcagcagcagcaacaggagcggcggcagcagcgatAATGACGACGCTCCGCGCCTTCACCTGCGACGACCTCTTCCGCTTCAACAACATGTGAGCGCCCGCCGCCTTTCgcgctcctctccctgccccccccccgagccccgagctcgctccccgccccgctcgGCCCCtcggggcccggcccgggcccgTGGCGAGCGTCgctctcccccccgccccgcagcaACCTGGACCCGCTGACGGAGACCGTATCCTTCCGGCGGCCGCGGAGGAGGCGCGGGGCCtagggcgggcggcggcggcggcgacaGCTTGGTCCTTAACCCAGCGCCCCAGTACGGGATACCCTTCTACCTGCAGTACCTGGCCCACTGGCCCGAGTATTTCGTCGTCGCCGAGGCGCCCGGCGGGGAGCTGATGGGTTACAGTGAGTGCGGTGCGGCTTCGGCTGCTCCAGCCGCCTTCGCCTCCCGCTGCGTGGCGCGTtcgtggcgggggggggggggggggtgttataACGCGGgagctcttcttcctcttcgCGTTTTTCAGGTGCCCGGCAGGGAAGGGGAACGTTACGCGTCACCTTCCCGCCTCACAAGTGTCTAAAGGGTGTTACGTGGGTCTCGGAGCAGCGGTTTTCGGTTTGGTGTTCCGAGCGCCGCAAAGAGTCTTGAGTGTGGTAACGTCCACCCGCGTGTTACACGGGTGAATGTACGTGAATGTACGCGTGCGAGCGTTTCTGTAATCCTGGAACTGGGTCCCTGCGCTCGGCTCCGATCTCACACGCTGTCAGTCATCAGTGAGTAAAAACGCGGGGCTTGGGTTCCACATTGTCCTGTGAGGGAGTGCTCTGGGTCTGGATGTCAGTTGCTTGTTTGCTGTGGAATAGTCGTGGTCTTCAGAAGTCGTTCTGCATAGAGCTGTTGGTTTGTTTAGTCCTtccaggcttttttcccctcttctggGGAGGGCGTGCGGGGCAGAATAAGGGTCTTTGCAGGGACCTGGGAAATAAAGTATTTAACATAGTAAAGCTTAAACTTTTTGCTGTACAGAAGGTTTCTCCGTACCCAACCAGTTGCTTATTAGCAACGACTGTGGTGTTTATAAGAGTACCATGTGGAAGCATGAATATTCATTAGTGAACTAATACTGGTTTGGCTCTGCATATATGGGAGAGGAACTACAAAGAAGTCCCCCAAAACAACATtcacttccctccccccccccccccccccgccccgttttgggttttttttcccttaaacatACCGTGTTCACAGGGCCTTAGCTTTCTGTTGCCACATTGGCAAAGCTTCCCAAGCTCTATTCCCCTATGGTCACCAAAACTCTTCAGTAGTTGCTGGGATGGTTAGTCTGGGGCTTCTAGCCCTCTGTTCCTCCACTATTTTAGTCAGATCCTGAATTCCGCTCAGTTAAAGACTCACAAGAGTTgcttaaaatttgcatttggaaGTCATGCCTCAAAcaatgaatttgaaaaaattaatttttttttgcactagTCAAGACACTACTGTAATACTTGAGCAAAATGACGTTTTTAGTGGTTgctgaatcacagaatgataATGTAGACATCCCTGTTTGAGCTTTGACCACGATCATTGCAacgtgtcctggtttcggctgggatagagttaattttcttcttagtagctggtacagtgtggCTTGGATTTAGTGcgagaataatgttgataacacaccgatgttttagttgttgctaagtagcgcttatcctaagttaaggatttttcagtttcctatgctctgccagcaagcaggtgtaccagaagctgggagggagcgtggccaggacagctgacctgaactagccagAGGGATAGTCCATACCTcagaatgtcatgctcagtatataaactggggggagttggccaggaggggcggatcgctgctcgggcatcggtcagcgggtggtgagcaattgcattctgcatcacttgtcttttcttggggtttttaattactattttattttattatattccttttcattacaattattattatatttttattattattgttagtattaattttattttacttgagttattaaattgttcttatctcaacccacaagttttactttttttttttttccccctgattctccttcccatccctctgggaggggagggagtgagcgagtggctgcgtggtgcctagttgctggctgggcttaaaccaggACACAATGTTTGTTTATACAGTGCTTGGTTCCTTTGTAAAGATGTATAGCTGTGGGTGGTGTGTTATTTCAAAGGTGCTACTGCGCTGATGTTATGTATGTTCACAGTAATGGGTAAAGCAGAAGGCTCTGTGGCTAGGGAAGAGTGGCATGGACACGTTACTGCTCTCTCTGTTGCACCAGAATTTCGACGGCTGGGTTTGGCCGCTAAATTGATGGAACTACTggaagaaatttcagaaaagtgaGTACTATGCTTATCTTTATCTTTTAAAGTAATCTTTCTACAGACACCTCTTCATGGCTTCGGTATTTGATTTGCACGAAACAGACCCAGAATTTTGCTTTAAGTAGTGTTCTGATTCGCTGAAATTCCCCGTAGGTAGAGAACAAAAATTTTGAATGTTGCTCGGCGATTTAAAATCTCAAGGTTTCTCTGAAAGCTAACTTGCCAGAATGAGTAGGAAGTAGCCTGAATTCCAGTAGAGATACTgtataaaatgtcattttcttgaCAGGAGAAGAGCTTCACGAaatatcaacactgtttcctgTAGGGCCTCCAACATACTTGTTTAGTAATTGTGGGCTTTGTGCGATTCCCTCAGGCACAATCTGGGAACAAATTTTGTACGGCAGACAGTATCTTAGCTTACTTTCTGTCTCATGCTTGGTTACTTGTACCTGCAGAACATTTAATTTAGCATGAAGTGAACCCACAGAGAAATGTCCCCAACTCATGCTGGTAGGGCAACCCCACTGTAGTTGGTAAAATCGGAAAATAGtatgaagttttgaaaaatttgcTTTGTGAGGAGAAGGGCTGTCTCCTGTTAGGCAACTGAATTTTGTGACTGATTCCACCACTCTCCTCAGCCATGCACTTTGAAGGATGCAGTCCCTAAGCCAATGCAATctaaaatgtggatttttttttaaatataatttcttacGGGTATGAGGCTTGTGGGTGTTTAGCTTgtcctcttctttctgttcataATTCTGAACCCAATGGCTGGTGTAAAAGAATGGTCatgtgacaaaaataaaatgaaatttgtgCCTATACTGGATTTGTCCCTTTGTAAAGGAATGCACCTGTTGTTACAGTGTGAAAAGTGTTTGATTAGTGTACCTCATCATCAGACCTGCTCTTGGTCTCATTACAAGTTATGGGttattatttagaaatacattCACCTGCTATTCCTTACTgtgattttttggtttttatttcttcaaagaaaggGTGGATTTTTCGTCGATCTTTTTGTGAGAGTATCAAATCAGGTTGCGGTAAATATGTATAAGCAACTAGGCTACAGTGTGTACCGGACTGTATTAGAGTACTACTCTGCTAGCAGTGGAGAGCCAGATGAAGATGCTTATGGTAAGTGCTTGTTCTGCCTCAAGTTGAAGAATGGAATGATTCTCATGTTGAGGGTTCCTGGGTTggtttatatgatttttttttttttttaatatgaaacaaGTTCAGATAGTTGTTGATGAATGGGATTTTTGTATACGCCTTTAGATAGCTTTCCCTACTGAAGATTCTGTTAGTTACAAAACTGAATCTTGCCGTTTACACATTTTGTAGCATTTGTGGCAAAATAACCTATGAAACAAGAATAAATTAGTAAGTACAAAGACACTTACCCTGTAGGTAAGATGAAAGTTAAAATGTAGTTTCTTacctaatttttctttccaaggaaTGCTCACAACCAGTGGCTGGGCTTCCTGCTAATGTTATTTGGGGAAGGAATTGCAGTGCTTTCCTCATTTCTTCCCATATGAGGGACTtgaaacttttgtttttctcagatgTCTAACTACAAATTTACAAGTGTCGATGGTCAACAGTGGCAAAGAATTGGGTGgcattttcaatttaaaaggGGAGGAACACAGAAATTCAAGTATGTTAATGTTAATTCTGTTAACAAAACTGAGGTAGCAGCTGCTTCCTCTTTGTAGACCTTCTTTCCTTTAAGTATCTTCCCCAAAGGGTTAAATGGCCATGCtgtacatcttttttttcttgcactatTCATTTGATGTGCAGGAGTACTCTGAAATACAGGAGCTACAGGCAGACAGCTACCATTGTTGCAGATGCCTTAAATCATGTATTTGTCCTTTTAGCCtgccatttcctttctgttcagttGAGTTTCATGCAGTGTTACATTCCAATTGATAACATTGCTGCTGAACAACATtaaggacatcaaactattagtgtgtccagagaagggtgaccaagatggtgaaaggtcttGAGGGCAAGACTTAGGAGCAttggctgaggtcacttggcttgttcagcttggagaagagaaggctgaggggggACCTCGTTGCAGTCTACAGCTTCCTCAAGGGGCGCAgcggagggggaggtgctgatctcctctctctggtgaccagcgatagaacatgaggaaatggaatgaagctgcatcaggggaagttcaggcTGGACAtaaggaaaaggttcttcactgagtgGGTGGTTGgtccctggaacaggcttcccagggaagtggtcacagcaccaagcctgtcagtacaaggagcatctggacgatgctcttagtcatacggtttagttttaggtagtcccgtgaggagcagggagttagACTCGATGATCCTtgtgggtcctttccaacttGAGATgctctatgattctatgaaatctTCTTGATTAAAAATGATCTTATTGTACTAGAGAATTCACTTAATATGACATTGTGCAATGACTGCCTTATTAtaatagtttttgttttcttttgtcacaGATATGAGAAAAGCTCTTTCCAGAGATACGGAGAAGAAATCAATTATACCTCTGCCTCATCCTGTGAGACCAGAAGACATTGAGTAACTGTAAGCTGTGATTCTCAGGCAACTTACTAAGAGCATCAggttccttcttcccccagcctcCAAGAACATACGGATGAGAAATCTTAGGCTCAgtgtttttccccatgaaatattaaaaagcaatattgAGAAGCTTACTAATCCTGCTTCTGTTGGTAATGGCTGCATACTCCTGCACTTaccacattatttttcctttcagatattGGAAATTCAGAGACTATTAAAATGGAATTACCTCACGTATGGcgttttcttggttttctttcaaaccaaaaataactgaagtcaGTAACAGTAAAAACTCTTCAAATGCATTAATTCATGACCAATGAAAATACTGTACAATACCCACAGAGGGGGAGGCAATGTATTAATACTTGCATAGAAAATAAACCCATTATACATAATGTAGGAATATCTTTCCCCTCTTCATGGCACAGGCATGGGACTGAACTTAGGTTCACTGTTGATTTGAAAAAGCCACACAATCAAAGCAGTTGAGGCTTTCTCTTCACCGTGGACCAGATTCAAGACAAATTCTGTGTTCTGGGTACCCATACATAGCTTAACATGCTATGTCCGCTGAAGTAATCTGCAGTAaagatttcttgttttctcataCTCTTCTTGCTCAAAGTCAGTGTAGGATTTCAAAAGAACCTGCAAAAGAGAAATCTCTCCTTATCTTCACAGCATCTTCGAACAACCCTATATCTGACACTGAGatgatgcaattttttttttttaaatggagaagcATGGATTAATGTAGAatttgcagaaatgaaattcagtgatCAGAGTATTAATTGACCGTACAAACTGGGATTAAGACTTAAGTAATATCAAATCTTATGTTTCTCCCTCCATGTTTTATTATGGGTTTTTATAGTCCTGCATACCCTGCCAAGAAACGTGCTAACTTCGACGAGATACAGGCTAAGCCAGTATTGTGAGCAGTTCTGTTCAAGCTGGTAgattatttgtgttttaattagCTACACTGTGTAATAAATACTGGGTTTGTTCCTGTTTACCTTGTATCcagctttcccttttttcctcactttctgTCTGGTGTCCTGTCTCTCTTGTTCTGCACTTGTTTCATCCGCCCTCCATCCTTATCCTGTTCCCCATTACTATTTcgctctcttttgttttttcttctttttaaaaaagttccctgtgccttttctttcactccCTCATTCCTCTGTCTTGTGCCATGTCCCATTTTTGAGGCCATGGAATTGACATCAAGAGTGACAGGCTGTCAGAAGCAGGTCCTGTGGCCTGTCCCTGTTTTTACTTTCTCCATCTTTGTACCAATCTGCATCTCTCTCTGTATAACTCAGTTCCTCTCCCCTGTTCTCTGTCCTACTTTTTCTCTCTCCGTATGTCCCACTCCCTATCcccatctttccttccttcttcctcacctttttctctgtctgtccttttgtcctgctccctgaccctatttctttttccatctcgccatccttttttcccctgtacctTTCTGTCTGCTCCTCAGtccttgtcttttctgtttataaccctctgtcctgctccccatccctcttttctccatccctctctgctgctccctgcccctgtctctctcccccctcGTCTCcctctttgtctctctctctgtccttcttgCGTCTTTACTGCTGTCCTGCTCACTGCCcctctttttctcattctatCCCAGTGTCCTGCTCCCTGACCCTCTTTCCCTCTGTTCCTTTGTCCTTCTATCTGTCCTTCTTCCCCCCAGTTTCTCTCAtgctccctcttctttttttattctctgttgCTTTATCCTGCTCTCTGTGCCGTCATGTCTCAACTGTATCTCTCTGTCTTGCTCCCTGCCcctgttcttttttaatcccTCTCTGTTATGCTGCCCAtcccaggttttttttccctttctccagcctgctccctgtccttatttttctttctctgtcctgcttccactccctct
Proteins encoded in this window:
- the NAA20 gene encoding N-alpha-acetyltransferase 20 isoform X2; amino-acid sequence: MTTLRAFTCDDLFRFNNINLDPLTETYGIPFYLQYLAHWPEYFVVAEAPGGELMGYIMGKAEGSVAREEWHGHVTALSVAPEFRRLGLAAKLMELLEEISEKYEKSSFQRYGEEINYTSASSCETRRH
- the NAA20 gene encoding N-alpha-acetyltransferase 20 isoform X1, with translation MTTLRAFTCDDLFRFNNINLDPLTETYGIPFYLQYLAHWPEYFVVAEAPGGELMGYIMGKAEGSVAREEWHGHVTALSVAPEFRRLGLAAKLMELLEEISEKKGGFFVDLFVRVSNQVAVNMYKQLGYSVYRTVLEYYSASSGEPDEDAYDMRKALSRDTEKKSIIPLPHPVRPEDIE